Proteins from a genomic interval of Papaver somniferum cultivar HN1 chromosome 4, ASM357369v1, whole genome shotgun sequence:
- the LOC113274945 gene encoding uncharacterized protein C6G9.01c translates to MPKEGSVKVQKQSASAEKAGKKMKDKQGKHSVEKKNKPGNEILPSKTKRGDDISSSKKKKGEQDKVEKQDKPIVKGKKVANEIDEIFAIRKKRKKELEEVEKAEEKESLELKNSAKKMKRSKASEGVAFVDPPCRPRRKTNDGFTIYSETELGIANSDAGGTRLCPFDCSCCF, encoded by the coding sequence ATGCCGAAAGAAGGTTCTGTGAAGGTGCAGAAGCAGTCTGCTTCAGCTGAAAAAGCAGGTAAAAAGATGAAAGACAAGCAAGGGAAACATAGTGTAGAAAAGAAGAACAAGCCAGGCAATGAGATTTTGCCGAGTAAGACTAAACGGGGTGATGATATATCTTCAagtaagaagaagaaaggagagcAAGACAAGGTAGAGAAACAGGATAAACCCATTGTAAAAGGGAAGAAAGTAGCTAATGAGATTGATGAGATTTTTGCAAttaggaagaagaggaagaaagagtTAGAGGAGGTGGAAAAGGCAGAAGAAAAAGAGAGTTTGGAACTTAAAAATTCGGCAAAGAAAATGAAGAGAAGTAAGGCATCTGAAGGTGTCGCGTTTGTGGATCCACCATGTCGACCGAGAAGGAAAACAAATGATGGGTTCACTATCTACTCTGAAACTGAGCTAGGGATTGCAAATTCTGATGCTGGTGGTACTCGTCTTTGTCCTTTCGATTGTTCTTGCTGTTTTTAA